A window from Vulcanimicrobium alpinum encodes these proteins:
- the dacB gene encoding D-alanyl-D-alanine carboxypeptidase/D-alanyl-D-alanine endopeptidase, which translates to MTPARALFIAGALIACAAPALAADRSAGANVPKPSSSGAPWSDGQISAVHTNVDLALARAASLQRAHIGMYAIDAHDGRVIYERNQDEAFQPASTFKLVVGNAALDKLGPAFHFTTQAYVSDPVVDGALQGPLHLRGNGDVLLDDRVLASLPDALRTAGIASVRGVVPDPEPFPAYLPGWSWDDFPWYYAAPVTALGFNDNAIGVTIAPGATVGAPAVVSVTPWGSACVAPGPCASEQGFTIWNDATTSAAGGARTVDAELRRGEPLGNVHLIGAIPLGSTSENFSLAAPEPQRYAAAAAARALRAGGITVNAAPVAPAAVQASAPIAAIAAPQRVVWSHDSEPLSDLLFDLWLPSDNILAEELLRSVAATADKPYPGTAAGIAAEQGWLRGLGANLATITIEDGSGLSTYDRIAPRDLVTILKHEWDSPQRDVVLDDLPIAGSRGTLKSEYTDPAIVGRVFAKSGSVSHVRCLAGYIATRTHGTVIFALQIDDWVGEFAELQRARERVLAEIAAL; encoded by the coding sequence GTGACGCCTGCGCGAGCCCTCTTCATCGCGGGCGCGCTCATCGCGTGCGCCGCGCCCGCGCTTGCCGCTGACCGGTCCGCGGGCGCGAACGTCCCGAAGCCCTCATCTTCGGGCGCGCCGTGGAGCGACGGCCAGATCAGCGCTGTGCATACCAACGTCGATCTCGCGCTCGCGCGCGCGGCGTCGCTGCAGCGCGCGCACATCGGGATGTACGCGATCGACGCGCACGACGGCCGCGTGATTTATGAGCGCAACCAGGACGAGGCGTTCCAGCCGGCGTCGACGTTCAAGCTCGTTGTCGGCAACGCGGCGCTCGACAAGCTCGGGCCGGCGTTTCACTTCACGACGCAGGCCTACGTCAGCGATCCCGTCGTCGACGGTGCGCTGCAGGGCCCGCTGCACTTGCGCGGCAACGGCGACGTGCTGCTCGACGATCGCGTGCTCGCATCGCTGCCGGATGCTCTTCGCACCGCCGGCATCGCGTCCGTGCGCGGCGTCGTCCCCGACCCCGAACCGTTTCCCGCGTATCTCCCGGGCTGGTCGTGGGACGACTTCCCGTGGTACTACGCTGCGCCGGTCACGGCGCTCGGCTTCAACGACAATGCGATCGGCGTGACGATCGCACCCGGCGCGACCGTCGGCGCGCCCGCAGTCGTCTCGGTGACGCCATGGGGAAGCGCGTGCGTCGCTCCCGGGCCGTGCGCAAGCGAACAGGGTTTCACGATCTGGAACGATGCGACTACGTCGGCCGCAGGCGGCGCACGCACCGTCGACGCCGAACTCCGGCGCGGTGAGCCGCTCGGCAACGTGCATCTCATCGGCGCGATCCCGCTCGGCAGCACGAGCGAGAACTTCTCGCTCGCCGCGCCCGAACCGCAGCGGTATGCAGCCGCGGCGGCGGCGCGCGCGCTGCGCGCCGGCGGGATTACCGTGAACGCGGCGCCGGTCGCTCCGGCCGCGGTGCAGGCGAGTGCACCGATCGCCGCGATCGCTGCGCCGCAGCGCGTCGTGTGGTCGCACGACTCGGAACCGCTCTCCGATCTGCTGTTCGACCTGTGGCTGCCGAGCGACAACATCCTCGCCGAAGAGCTGCTGCGTTCGGTCGCGGCGACCGCCGACAAGCCGTATCCCGGCACCGCCGCGGGGATCGCCGCCGAACAGGGATGGCTACGCGGTCTCGGCGCAAACCTCGCGACGATCACGATCGAAGACGGCAGCGGTCTCTCGACCTACGACCGCATCGCGCCGCGCGACCTCGTCACGATCCTCAAGCACGAGTGGGACTCGCCGCAGCGCGACGTGGTGCTCGACGATCTGCCGATCGCGGGCTCGCGCGGGACGCTCAAGTCCGAGTATACCGACCCCGCGATCGTCGGCCGGGTCTTTGCGAAGAGCGGCTCGGTTTCGCACGTGCGCTGCTTGGCGGGCTACATCGCCACGCGCACGCACGGCACGGTGATCTTCGCGCTGCAGATCGATGACTGGGTCGGCGAGTTCGCGGAACTGCAGCGCGCGCGCGAGCGCGTGCTGGCCGAGATCGCGGCGCTCTGA
- a CDS encoding OAM dimerization domain-containing protein: MSVVKPYGDTLDDGAVQLSFTLPVAWSEAADEAARQLVAKMGFTDVAVVEGRAVAANFSFFVVYARTPVAIDVSTIQAPAASRDALDMEAVDALIAARIGRKVRVAGACIGTDAHTVGIDAILNMKGYKGDYGLERYHGFDVYNLGSQIAVEDLVRFAKEREVDAILASQVVTQKGSDIANFTALSELLEAENLRERILLIAGGPRVTNLLAAELGYDAGFGRGTLPSEVATFIARRMAERVPA; this comes from the coding sequence GTGAGCGTGGTGAAGCCGTACGGCGACACGCTCGACGACGGCGCCGTCCAGCTCTCGTTCACCCTGCCCGTCGCATGGAGCGAAGCCGCCGACGAAGCCGCCCGGCAGCTCGTCGCGAAGATGGGGTTCACCGACGTCGCCGTCGTCGAAGGCCGCGCCGTCGCGGCGAACTTCTCGTTCTTCGTCGTCTACGCGCGCACGCCGGTCGCGATCGACGTCTCGACGATCCAGGCGCCGGCGGCGTCGCGCGACGCCCTCGACATGGAGGCCGTCGACGCGCTGATCGCCGCGCGGATCGGCCGCAAGGTGAGGGTCGCCGGCGCCTGCATCGGGACCGACGCGCATACGGTCGGGATCGACGCCATCCTCAATATGAAGGGCTACAAGGGCGACTACGGCCTCGAGCGGTATCACGGCTTCGACGTGTACAACCTCGGGAGCCAGATCGCGGTCGAGGATCTCGTCCGCTTTGCCAAAGAACGCGAAGTCGACGCGATCCTGGCCTCGCAGGTCGTCACCCAAAAGGGGAGCGACATCGCCAACTTCACCGCCCTCTCCGAGCTGCTCGAAGCGGAGAACCTGCGCGAGCGCATCCTGCTGATCGCGGGCGGCCCGCGCGTGACGAACTTGCTCGCCGCCGAGCTCGGCTACGACGCGGGCTTCGGTCGCGGAACGCTGCCCAGCGAGGTGGCGACGTTCATCGCGCGCCGGATGGCGGAGCGCGTCCCGGCGTGA
- a CDS encoding lysine 5,6-aminomutase subunit alpha: MRLRIDQDAVARARRLAGAIVDPIAEFIAGHSTLSVERAVVRLCGVDGVDGDGIPLPNRLVDALAARELGAARTLGAAVAESGRTPRQIADAVVAGEALPDPRGTPESAARAALRPYVDAGLARIDGNRAARDAMLARLPQGEPPLLYVIVASGNIYEDRTAAVAAAEAGAQIVAVIRSTAQSLLDYVPYGATTEGFGGTYATQENFRIMRAALDETSERLGRYVMLTNYASGLCMPEIATTAALERLNMLLNDSMYGILFRDINMQRTFVDQHFSRQLNARSGIIINTGEDNYLTTADAVEQAPAVLASQFVNEAFAHRAGLPDRQIGLGDAYEIDPDLKDGFLFQLAQAQLARQIFPDAPLKYMPPTKHMTGNIFKGHLIDAMFNLTSVMTHQTVHLCGMLTEAIHTPFLGDRALSLENARYIMTTARSFGDEIEVKPDGIIERRAQDVLAGAVRLLDVVAERGLMRAIEDGTFADVKRPRDGGRGYDGVFAKDPAYWNPFADALAGEAVAP; this comes from the coding sequence ATGAGACTGCGGATCGATCAGGACGCCGTCGCCCGCGCGCGGCGGCTTGCCGGCGCGATCGTCGACCCGATCGCGGAGTTCATCGCCGGTCACTCGACGCTCAGCGTCGAGCGCGCCGTCGTGCGCCTGTGCGGCGTCGACGGCGTCGACGGCGACGGGATCCCGCTGCCCAACCGGCTCGTCGACGCCCTCGCCGCGCGCGAGCTCGGAGCCGCGCGTACCCTCGGCGCCGCGGTCGCTGAGAGCGGCCGCACGCCGCGGCAGATCGCCGACGCGGTCGTCGCCGGGGAAGCGTTGCCCGATCCACGCGGCACGCCGGAGTCCGCGGCGCGCGCCGCGCTGCGCCCCTACGTCGATGCCGGACTCGCCCGGATCGACGGCAACCGCGCCGCGCGCGACGCGATGCTCGCCCGGCTGCCGCAGGGGGAGCCGCCGCTGCTCTACGTGATCGTCGCGAGCGGCAACATCTACGAAGACCGCACCGCCGCCGTCGCCGCCGCCGAAGCCGGCGCGCAGATCGTCGCGGTGATCCGGTCGACCGCGCAGTCGCTGCTCGACTACGTTCCCTACGGCGCGACCACCGAAGGCTTCGGCGGTACGTACGCGACGCAGGAGAACTTCCGCATCATGCGCGCGGCGCTCGACGAGACGTCGGAACGCCTGGGCCGCTACGTGATGCTCACCAACTACGCCAGCGGTCTGTGCATGCCGGAGATCGCGACGACCGCCGCGCTCGAGCGGCTCAACATGCTGCTCAACGACTCGATGTACGGGATACTGTTCCGCGACATCAACATGCAGCGTACCTTCGTCGACCAGCACTTCTCGCGCCAGCTCAACGCGCGCAGCGGGATCATCATCAACACCGGCGAGGACAACTACCTCACCACCGCCGACGCCGTCGAGCAAGCGCCCGCGGTGCTCGCATCGCAGTTCGTGAACGAAGCGTTCGCGCATCGCGCCGGCCTCCCGGACCGTCAGATCGGTCTCGGCGACGCCTACGAGATCGATCCCGACCTCAAGGATGGTTTTCTGTTCCAGCTCGCGCAGGCCCAGCTCGCGCGCCAGATCTTCCCGGACGCGCCGCTCAAGTACATGCCGCCCACAAAGCACATGACGGGGAACATCTTCAAAGGTCATCTGATCGACGCGATGTTCAACCTGACGTCGGTGATGACGCACCAGACCGTGCATCTGTGCGGGATGCTCACCGAAGCGATCCACACGCCGTTCCTCGGAGACCGCGCGCTCTCGCTCGAGAACGCGCGCTACATCATGACCACCGCGCGCAGTTTCGGCGACGAGATCGAGGTGAAGCCGGACGGGATCATCGAGCGCCGCGCGCAGGACGTCCTCGCCGGCGCGGTGCGGCTGCTCGACGTCGTCGCGGAGCGCGGGCTGATGCGCGCGATCGAAGACGGCACGTTTGCGGACGTGAAGCGGCCGCGCGACGGCGGCCGCGGGTACGACGGCGTCTTCGCCAAGGATCCGGCGTACTGGAACCCGTTCGCCGACGCGCTCGCCGGCGAGGCGGTCGCACCGTGA
- a CDS encoding NAD-dependent epimerase/dehydratase family protein, whose protein sequence is MHVLVTGGGGYIGLELCRQLIERGDRVRVVDRFFFGDAPLLELAERSGGRLEAILGDVRAIDDAWFEGIEGVSHLAGLSNDPTAEYNPDANWQMNAIATERLGEACKRHGIARLVFGSSASLYDGIGPGMFDERTAVQPRGAYSISKKYGEDALLALAGDGFAPTILRQGTVYGWSPRMRFDLVVNTFLKDAATVGKLYLHGGGWQWRPLVDVGDVARAHIVCLTAPLDVVGGEIFNVMQENYQVRQLAMLVAGSLSLHGRHVALEEAPLPKLVRDYRMTNLKMTQRLGFTPAVTVLESIDVMLGKLPLDNVGWLANPRWYNIAWMSVLEEVHASQRAFASIY, encoded by the coding sequence ATGCACGTTCTCGTCACCGGCGGCGGCGGCTACATCGGCCTGGAGCTCTGCCGTCAGTTGATCGAACGCGGCGATCGCGTCCGCGTCGTCGACCGGTTCTTCTTCGGCGACGCGCCGCTGCTCGAACTCGCCGAACGCTCGGGCGGCCGGCTCGAGGCGATCCTGGGCGACGTGCGCGCGATCGACGACGCGTGGTTCGAGGGGATCGAGGGTGTCTCGCACCTCGCCGGGCTCTCGAACGATCCCACCGCCGAGTACAACCCGGACGCGAACTGGCAGATGAACGCGATCGCGACGGAACGCCTCGGCGAAGCCTGCAAACGGCACGGGATCGCGCGCCTCGTGTTCGGTTCGTCGGCGTCGCTCTACGATGGGATCGGGCCGGGGATGTTCGACGAACGCACGGCGGTGCAGCCGCGCGGCGCGTACTCGATCTCGAAGAAGTACGGTGAGGACGCGCTGCTCGCGCTCGCCGGCGACGGCTTCGCGCCGACGATCCTGCGCCAGGGCACCGTGTACGGATGGTCGCCTCGGATGCGCTTCGATCTCGTCGTCAACACGTTCCTCAAAGACGCGGCCACCGTCGGCAAACTCTATCTGCACGGCGGCGGCTGGCAGTGGCGGCCGCTCGTCGACGTCGGCGACGTCGCGCGCGCGCACATCGTCTGCCTCACGGCACCGCTCGACGTCGTCGGCGGCGAGATCTTCAACGTGATGCAGGAGAACTATCAGGTGCGCCAGCTCGCGATGCTCGTCGCGGGATCGCTCTCGCTGCACGGCCGCCACGTGGCGCTCGAGGAAGCGCCGCTCCCGAAGCTCGTCCGCGACTATCGTATGACCAACCTCAAGATGACGCAGCGCCTGGGGTTCACGCCTGCAGTGACGGTGCTCGAGTCGATCGATGTGATGCTCGGAAAGCTCCCGCTCGACAACGTCGGCTGGCTGGCGAATCCGCGCTGGTACAATATCGCTTGGATGAGCGTGCTCGAAGAGGTGCACGCGTCCCAGCGCGCGTTCGCGTCGATCTACTAA
- the rfbD gene encoding dTDP-4-dehydrorhamnose reductase yields the protein MIARRIAVVGASGQLGSALCAALADRDVVAPSHAELPFEDADALAAFLDDVRPDALVNCSAFHSVDAIERGETAKAFAINAIAVDAAAAACAQRGVAFATVSTDYVFDGNAGRAYREDDAPNPLTAYGASKLAGEQLVRRHGPRHYILRTSGVFGTAGTSNKGYTLIEKVVRQAERGEPTRMVADMVFSPSYAPDIAVAIRNLLDAQAFGTHHLTNAGHCSWFEFVQAAFALAGLADAPLEPTTYAAMGNPTRRPMYSVLANTTFAPAGIPAVRHWREALGDFVAGRRARSNVRA from the coding sequence GTGATCGCACGCCGGATCGCGGTCGTCGGCGCGAGCGGACAGCTCGGATCGGCGCTGTGCGCGGCGCTCGCCGATCGTGACGTCGTCGCCCCGTCGCATGCCGAGCTTCCGTTCGAGGATGCGGACGCGCTCGCGGCGTTTCTCGACGACGTGCGACCCGACGCGCTGGTGAACTGCTCGGCGTTTCACAGCGTCGACGCGATCGAACGCGGTGAAACGGCGAAGGCGTTCGCGATCAACGCGATCGCCGTCGATGCTGCCGCCGCCGCGTGCGCGCAGCGGGGCGTCGCGTTTGCGACCGTCAGCACCGATTACGTCTTCGACGGCAACGCCGGCCGCGCGTACCGCGAGGACGATGCACCCAATCCGCTGACCGCGTACGGCGCATCGAAGCTTGCCGGCGAACAGCTGGTGCGACGGCACGGACCGCGCCATTACATCCTGCGGACGAGCGGTGTCTTCGGCACCGCGGGGACGTCGAACAAAGGCTACACGCTGATCGAAAAGGTCGTGCGGCAGGCCGAGCGCGGTGAGCCGACGCGGATGGTCGCCGACATGGTGTTCTCGCCGTCGTACGCGCCCGACATCGCCGTCGCGATCCGCAACCTGCTCGACGCGCAGGCGTTCGGCACGCACCACCTCACAAACGCCGGGCACTGCAGTTGGTTCGAGTTCGTCCAGGCCGCCTTCGCGCTCGCCGGGCTCGCCGACGCGCCGCTGGAGCCGACGACCTACGCGGCGATGGGCAACCCGACGCGCCGGCCGATGTACTCCGTCCTCGCGAACACGACGTTTGCTCCCGCGGGAATTCCCGCCGTTCGGCATTGGCGTGAGGCGCTGGGCGATTTCGTCGCCGGCCGGCGCGCACGATCGAACGTCCGGGCCTAG
- a CDS encoding sugar phosphate nucleotidyltransferase encodes MKGIILAGGLGSRLRPLTKVTNKHLLPIYDKPMIYYPLETLCRAGIDEIMIVTGGNNAGDFLRLLGNGRDFGLPHIAYTYQEGEGGIADALKLCEHFAAGDRVVVVLGDNIIQDDITPHVQRFIEQPSGCRLLLKEVDDPERFGVAKFDGDRIVGIEEKPAHPKSRHAVTGIYMYDGRVFDYARDLKPSKRGELEITDVNNAYIAAGDCYYDELSGWWTDAGQFESLYRATCLVAEERMKKLAPA; translated from the coding sequence GTGAAAGGGATCATTCTCGCCGGCGGGCTCGGATCGCGATTGCGGCCGCTGACGAAAGTCACCAACAAGCATCTGCTTCCGATCTACGACAAGCCGATGATCTACTATCCGCTCGAAACGCTGTGCCGGGCGGGGATCGACGAGATCATGATCGTGACCGGCGGCAACAACGCCGGCGACTTTCTGCGTCTGCTCGGCAACGGCCGCGACTTCGGGCTGCCGCACATCGCGTACACGTACCAGGAAGGCGAAGGCGGGATCGCCGATGCGCTCAAGCTGTGCGAGCACTTCGCCGCGGGCGACCGCGTCGTCGTGGTTCTCGGCGACAACATCATCCAAGACGACATCACGCCGCACGTGCAGCGCTTCATCGAGCAGCCGTCGGGGTGCCGTCTGCTGCTGAAGGAAGTCGACGATCCGGAACGGTTCGGCGTGGCGAAGTTCGACGGCGACCGGATCGTGGGGATCGAGGAGAAGCCCGCGCATCCCAAGAGCCGTCATGCAGTGACCGGGATCTACATGTACGACGGCCGAGTGTTCGACTACGCGCGGGATCTCAAGCCGTCCAAGCGCGGCGAACTCGAGATCACCGACGTCAACAACGCCTACATCGCGGCCGGCGACTGCTATTACGACGAACTCTCGGGCTGGTGGACCGATGCGGGCCAGTTCGAGTCGCTCTACCGCGCGACGTGTCTGGTGGCCGAAGAGCGGATGAAGAAGCTGGCCCCTGCGTGA
- the rfbB gene encoding dTDP-glucose 4,6-dehydratase, whose product MTHRWLVTGGLGFIGSAFVRNVLRERPAIAVTVLDAMTYAGNPANVEEVAGDPRYRFVRGDIADAAAVEEAIGDGVDAIVNFAAETHVDRSILDPEAFIRTDVMGTHVLLEAVRRRGIPRFLQVSTDEVYGHVAEGASRERDPIRPRSPYAASKAGGDLQVLAYHTTYGTPVLITRGSNTYGPYQYPEKLIPLFVTNLIDGEQVPVYGDGLQVRDWLHVDDHARGIAHVLEHGVPGEVYNLGGGNSRTNLEITRRLLELTGRSYETSVRHVADREGHDRRYALDASKARALGWTPAVPFETGLAETAAWYRSREAWWRPIKSGDFRSYYQRQYAHR is encoded by the coding sequence ATGACACACCGCTGGCTCGTCACGGGTGGGCTGGGCTTCATCGGCTCGGCGTTCGTCCGCAACGTCCTGCGCGAACGCCCCGCAATCGCCGTCACCGTCCTCGACGCGATGACCTACGCCGGGAATCCGGCCAACGTCGAAGAGGTCGCGGGCGACCCCCGTTACCGGTTCGTCCGCGGCGACATCGCCGACGCGGCGGCGGTCGAGGAAGCGATCGGCGACGGGGTGGACGCGATCGTCAACTTCGCGGCCGAGACGCACGTCGACCGGTCGATCCTCGATCCCGAAGCCTTCATCCGCACCGACGTGATGGGGACGCACGTCCTGCTCGAGGCGGTCCGCCGGCGCGGGATTCCCCGGTTTCTCCAGGTCTCGACGGACGAGGTCTACGGCCACGTCGCGGAAGGCGCCTCGCGCGAGCGGGATCCGATCCGGCCGCGCAGCCCGTACGCGGCCTCGAAGGCCGGCGGCGACCTCCAGGTGCTCGCGTACCACACCACCTACGGCACGCCGGTCCTGATCACGCGCGGGTCCAACACCTACGGCCCCTACCAATACCCGGAGAAACTGATCCCGCTGTTCGTCACCAATCTGATCGACGGCGAGCAGGTGCCCGTGTACGGTGACGGCCTGCAAGTGCGCGACTGGCTCCACGTCGACGATCATGCCCGCGGCATCGCGCACGTCCTCGAACACGGCGTCCCGGGCGAAGTCTACAACCTCGGCGGCGGCAACAGCCGCACCAACCTCGAGATCACGCGCCGGCTGCTCGAGCTCACCGGCCGCTCGTACGAGACGAGCGTTCGCCACGTCGCCGACCGCGAGGGACACGACCGCCGTTACGCGCTCGACGCGTCGAAGGCGCGCGCGCTCGGATGGACGCCGGCCGTTCCGTTCGAAACCGGTCTCGCGGAGACGGCGGCGTGGTATCGCTCGCGCGAGGCGTGGTGGCGGCCGATCAAGTCCGGTGACTTCCGTTCCTACTATCAGCGCCAGTACGCACACCGTTAG
- a CDS encoding RNA polymerase sigma factor, with protein MAMQQMVPELHDERLVQAILDGDREAFAMLVERYKRSIASFIGASIRQPSDVADLTQETFLRAYAHLGTFNPDLGRFSTWLYHIARNVVRTFLGRSLRRPALAELGEEQTLENSLPDASSDADPAGGVLRAEAEAEVRAALAELPERTRTVLSLRFYDNMDYQTIATTMGLSLGNVKTLIHRGKLALAHKMREREAAAQGNCATRTFRVKEGFGELQLV; from the coding sequence ATGGCCATGCAGCAGATGGTCCCCGAGCTCCACGACGAACGCCTGGTCCAAGCCATCCTGGACGGCGATCGCGAGGCCTTCGCTATGCTGGTCGAGCGGTACAAGCGCTCGATCGCATCGTTCATCGGCGCCTCGATCCGGCAGCCGTCGGACGTCGCCGACCTCACGCAGGAGACGTTCCTGCGCGCCTACGCGCACCTCGGCACGTTCAACCCCGATCTGGGCCGCTTCTCCACCTGGCTCTATCATATCGCGCGCAACGTCGTGCGCACGTTCCTCGGCCGCTCGCTGCGCCGTCCCGCGCTCGCCGAGCTCGGCGAAGAGCAGACCCTCGAGAACAGCCTGCCCGACGCGTCGAGTGACGCCGACCCGGCCGGCGGCGTGCTGCGCGCCGAGGCCGAAGCTGAAGTGCGCGCCGCGCTCGCGGAGCTCCCGGAACGGACGCGCACGGTGCTCTCGCTGCGCTTCTACGACAACATGGACTATCAGACGATCGCGACCACGATGGGGCTCTCGCTCGGCAACGTGAAGACGCTCATCCATCGCGGCAAGCTGGCGCTGGCGCACAAGATGCGCGAGCGAGAAGCGGCGGCCCAGGGAAACTGCGCGACCCGGACGTTCCGGGTGAAGGAGGGGTTCGGTGAGCTGCAGCTCGTCTGA
- a CDS encoding anti-sigma factor family protein, with translation MSCSSSEALFEGYLDNTLVPAQRARLIAHLNACGRCKGVLEELRAVDALLSSPRAIELPANFTFAVMADVRSASRPQVSAAPVFAYLMSYLIAAWLLIGAAFLLAADAVRAFGDAAFGLSAQVLRTLGAVGHAGLHIADDVGALGALLGTAVVVDLAIAFALVVGFTVVRPRLVERIRS, from the coding sequence GTGAGCTGCAGCTCGTCTGAAGCCCTGTTCGAGGGCTACCTCGACAACACGCTCGTCCCCGCCCAGCGCGCGCGGCTGATCGCGCACCTGAACGCGTGCGGCCGCTGCAAAGGCGTGCTCGAAGAACTGCGCGCGGTCGATGCGCTGCTGTCGTCGCCGCGCGCAATCGAGCTGCCGGCGAACTTCACGTTCGCGGTGATGGCCGACGTGCGGAGCGCGTCGCGTCCGCAGGTCTCGGCGGCTCCGGTCTTCGCCTATCTCATGTCGTATCTCATCGCGGCGTGGCTGCTGATCGGCGCGGCGTTTCTGCTCGCGGCCGACGCGGTGCGCGCGTTCGGGGATGCGGCGTTCGGACTCTCCGCGCAGGTTCTGCGCACGCTCGGCGCGGTCGGGCATGCCGGCCTGCACATCGCGGACGACGTCGGTGCGTTGGGCGCGCTGCTCGGCACGGCCGTCGTCGTCGATCTCGCGATCGCGTTCGCACTGGTCGTCGGCTTCACCGTCGTGCGGCCGCGTCTGGTCGAGCGGATCCGTTCGTGA
- a CDS encoding PLP-dependent aminotransferase family protein, with amino-acid sequence MDILVKPQRLARRCERLKPSTIREMLKVTQNPDVISFGGGLPAAELFPVAEISAAQDRVMRTRGASALQYSVTDGVTELREWVAARMRAQHGVAVDADDVVITGGSQQGLDLYGRVFLDAGDIVALENPSYLGAIQAFDAFEPAYLPAESDENGIVPAALERAFANADPLPKFLYLVANYENPTGRTLAAERRPEIVAICARYGVPILEDDPYGEIAFEQHAPPALLSHAANGAVTYLGTGSKMVAPGLRVAWMVIPDRTLREKIVTAKQGADLHSSTYAQYVFHAYVEDEARLRGHLNTVRATYRARRDAMVAALAAQMPAHVRWNVPGGGMFLWVTVGAGIDTEELFEHAVRDGVVFVPGRPFYPHRDRGDGMRLNFSAMPEPRIDEGIARLATAIRHLGG; translated from the coding sequence ATGGACATCCTGGTGAAGCCCCAGCGTCTCGCGCGGCGGTGCGAGCGGCTCAAGCCCTCGACGATTCGCGAGATGCTCAAGGTCACACAGAATCCGGACGTCATCTCGTTCGGCGGCGGCCTGCCCGCCGCCGAACTGTTTCCGGTCGCGGAGATCTCTGCTGCGCAGGACCGGGTGATGCGGACCCGCGGCGCGAGCGCGCTGCAGTACTCGGTGACCGACGGCGTCACCGAACTGCGGGAGTGGGTGGCGGCGCGGATGAGGGCCCAGCACGGGGTCGCGGTCGACGCCGACGACGTCGTGATCACCGGCGGCTCGCAGCAAGGGCTCGATCTCTACGGCCGCGTCTTCCTCGACGCCGGCGACATCGTCGCGCTGGAGAACCCCTCGTACCTCGGCGCGATTCAGGCGTTCGACGCGTTCGAGCCGGCGTATCTTCCGGCGGAGTCCGACGAGAACGGGATCGTCCCGGCGGCGCTCGAGCGCGCGTTCGCGAACGCCGACCCGCTGCCGAAGTTCCTGTATCTGGTCGCGAACTATGAGAACCCCACAGGGCGAACGCTGGCAGCGGAGCGCCGTCCCGAGATCGTCGCGATTTGCGCGCGTTACGGCGTGCCGATCCTCGAGGACGATCCCTACGGCGAGATCGCCTTCGAACAGCACGCGCCGCCGGCCCTGCTCTCGCACGCCGCGAACGGCGCCGTGACGTACTTGGGCACCGGATCGAAGATGGTCGCGCCCGGACTGCGCGTCGCGTGGATGGTGATTCCGGATCGCACGCTGCGCGAGAAGATCGTCACCGCGAAGCAAGGCGCCGACCTGCACTCGAGCACCTACGCGCAGTACGTATTCCACGCGTACGTCGAAGACGAGGCCCGACTGCGCGGTCATCTCAACACCGTGCGTGCGACGTATCGTGCGCGGCGCGATGCGATGGTCGCCGCGCTCGCGGCGCAGATGCCGGCGCACGTCCGCTGGAACGTGCCGGGCGGCGGGATGTTCTTGTGGGTGACGGTCGGCGCCGGGATCGATACCGAAGAACTGTTCGAGCATGCGGTGCGCGACGGGGTCGTGTTCGTCCCGGGCCGGCCGTTCTATCCGCACCGCGATCGCGGCGACGGGATGCGGCTCAACTTCTCCGCGATGCCGGAGCCGCGGATCGACGAAGGGATCGCGCGATTGGCGACCGCGATCCGCCACCTGGGCGGTTAG